Proteins from one Blattabacterium cuenoti genomic window:
- a CDS encoding OmpH family outer membrane protein → MKKNTILYFLLFFFLLGSSYSFPRVKECPQKIVCLNSIVLIEKMTEFSTAQKELDKISKMHENVLNKLAKEFHKKAEKFKKNKNPILKKELEILQARAHAYQKTASDDLTKKQNKLLNPIYKKIENAIYKVIEKDKNIIRVDDCSPGKGVLVNKGKDITEEVKRELGI, encoded by the coding sequence ATGAAAAAAAATACAATTCTTTATTTTTTATTATTTTTCTTTTTACTTGGATCTTCATATTCTTTTCCTAGAGTGAAAGAATGTCCACAAAAAATCGTTTGTCTTAATAGTATTGTTCTTATAGAAAAAATGACAGAGTTTTCTACTGCTCAGAAAGAATTAGATAAAATTAGCAAAATGCATGAGAATGTACTCAATAAATTAGCAAAAGAGTTTCACAAAAAAGCAGAAAAATTTAAAAAAAATAAAAATCCAATTCTTAAAAAAGAATTAGAAATCTTGCAAGCAAGAGCTCATGCATATCAAAAAACAGCATCTGATGATTTAACTAAAAAACAAAATAAATTATTGAATCCAATATATAAAAAAATAGAAAATGCTATTTATAAAGTGATAGAAAAGGACAAAAATATTATAAGAGTTGACGATTGTAGTCCTGGGAAAGGAGTTTTAGTAAACAAAGGAAAAGATATAACAGAAGAAGTTAAAAGAGAATTAGGAATATAA
- a CDS encoding BamA/OMP85 family outer membrane protein, whose protein sequence is MRKNTFLRGIFYFLLIIQVIQIQQGYSFVQKDNLNIQKYENSSMVVKSIHIIGKTKYDQRFISDLSGIYYGDLIDFYGIKIDNAIKKLWNSHLFKKISIYKNNVSKNEIDLFFDLEDLIEIHEVKTIGIRKEQFPNIKKIKPGDKVSDDFIQTIKNDIQDFYTQKGYNEINIKDEITKINDKNILNFSVDKGKKIEIEKIFFEGNNVIDNEELLNLMIKTKKSFYIPIVEKSIFLFVQDNIIKDIKNIVSKYQSMGFVDVQVLLDSFWKEKSGNYRIKIKIIEGDRYYLGNVYFLGNKKLEKNFLEKILFYKKGDIYNKIEIERNILNASYPNSIMYTYLDLGYLFVNVISTEKRVLDHQIDLEIQIQENKPVYINKVNILGNLITKDHVIRRELKTYPGDLISPKKIKYSLFNLENLNLFKKIHYKINPNQEINSNSVDIEWHIVEKNTNEFQIHGGFGGLNMKNIVGNFQLNLGNFSFNNFFKWKLWNPIPQGDGQKLIIFSQLGKDFSSYGLSFTEPWIEKSHPTSLTFVGNYSVKKMKKKEDYYLLSQIYKNDKIEEKQFLEKIGTSVILNKFLTFLDPYSKILTSIDYNKFSFRKEMSSGISQKRELDNINFLISFQRNSTKPDIIFPFGGSNIQLDGKFTPPYSVFLGSQNEMGMKWMEYYKFKITFFWYKKIIENIALKMGGEFGYLGKYNDSKELFSFQKFYMGGVQNNNSLGSKLEDKDHIPLRGYSFPTKDLRYPIPSHGGVIYNKLVLEIRYLIKNFSNFKVWTSLFMEGGNVSNSYKKFNPLTMNKSIGFGFRIFWNPIGFLGIDFGYPIDIMVHDTKSKWKKHFIIGKDL, encoded by the coding sequence ATGAGAAAAAATACTTTTCTAAGAGGAATTTTTTATTTTTTATTAATAATACAAGTAATACAAATACAACAAGGATATTCTTTTGTTCAAAAAGATAATTTGAATATTCAAAAGTATGAAAATTCAAGTATGGTTGTAAAGTCAATTCATATAATTGGAAAAACAAAATATGATCAACGTTTTATTTCAGATTTATCTGGTATTTATTATGGAGATTTGATTGATTTTTATGGAATTAAGATTGATAATGCAATTAAAAAATTGTGGAATAGTCATCTTTTTAAAAAGATATCTATTTATAAAAATAATGTTTCTAAAAATGAAATAGACTTATTTTTTGATTTAGAAGATTTAATAGAAATCCATGAAGTCAAAACAATAGGGATTAGAAAAGAACAATTTCCTAATATCAAAAAAATTAAACCTGGAGATAAAGTGTCTGATGATTTCATTCAAACTATAAAAAATGATATTCAAGATTTTTATACCCAAAAAGGGTATAATGAAATTAATATAAAGGATGAAATAACTAAAATAAATGACAAGAACATATTAAATTTTTCTGTTGATAAAGGAAAAAAAATTGAAATAGAGAAGATATTCTTTGAAGGTAATAATGTAATAGATAACGAAGAATTGCTAAATTTAATGATAAAAACAAAAAAAAGTTTTTATATTCCAATTGTAGAAAAATCTATTTTTCTCTTTGTTCAAGATAATATAATAAAAGATATAAAAAATATTGTAAGTAAATATCAATCTATGGGATTTGTTGACGTTCAAGTCTTATTAGATTCTTTTTGGAAAGAAAAATCTGGTAATTATAGAATAAAAATAAAGATAATAGAGGGAGATCGGTATTATTTAGGAAATGTATATTTCTTGGGAAATAAAAAATTAGAAAAAAATTTTTTGGAAAAAATTCTTTTTTATAAAAAAGGAGATATTTATAATAAAATTGAAATTGAAAGAAATATTTTAAACGCTTCTTATCCTAATAGTATCATGTATACCTATTTAGATTTAGGTTATTTGTTTGTAAACGTCATTTCAACGGAAAAAAGAGTTTTAGATCATCAAATAGATTTAGAGATACAAATCCAGGAAAATAAACCTGTATATATAAATAAAGTTAACATATTAGGAAATTTAATAACCAAAGATCATGTAATTAGAAGAGAATTGAAAACTTATCCAGGAGATTTGATTTCTCCTAAAAAAATAAAATATAGTTTATTCAATTTAGAAAATTTAAATCTTTTCAAAAAGATACATTATAAAATAAATCCAAATCAAGAAATTAATTCTAATTCTGTGGATATAGAATGGCATATTGTGGAAAAAAATACCAATGAATTTCAAATCCATGGCGGATTTGGTGGTCTAAATATGAAAAATATTGTCGGAAATTTTCAACTAAACTTGGGAAACTTTTCTTTTAATAATTTTTTTAAATGGAAATTATGGAATCCTATTCCTCAAGGAGATGGACAGAAACTAATTATTTTTAGCCAATTAGGAAAAGATTTTTCTTCTTATGGATTATCTTTTACTGAACCTTGGATAGAAAAATCACATCCTACCTCCCTAACTTTTGTAGGAAATTATTCAGTAAAAAAAATGAAAAAAAAAGAAGATTATTATTTATTATCTCAAATATACAAAAATGATAAAATTGAGGAAAAACAATTTTTAGAAAAAATAGGAACTTCTGTTATATTAAATAAGTTTTTAACTTTTTTAGATCCTTATTCGAAAATTTTAACATCGATAGATTACAACAAATTTTCTTTTAGAAAAGAAATGTCATCTGGTATTTCTCAAAAAAGAGAGTTGGATAATATTAACTTTTTGATTTCATTTCAAAGAAATTCTACTAAACCAGATATCATATTCCCATTTGGAGGATCCAATATACAATTGGATGGAAAATTTACTCCTCCATATTCTGTTTTTTTAGGATCACAAAATGAAATGGGAATGAAGTGGATGGAATATTATAAATTTAAAATAACTTTTTTTTGGTACAAAAAGATTATAGAAAATATAGCGTTGAAAATGGGAGGAGAGTTTGGATATCTAGGAAAATATAATGATTCAAAAGAATTATTCTCTTTTCAAAAATTTTATATGGGTGGAGTACAGAATAATAATTCATTAGGATCAAAATTGGAGGATAAAGATCATATTCCGTTAAGGGGTTATTCTTTTCCTACAAAAGATTTAAGATATCCAATACCAAGTCATGGAGGAGTGATTTATAATAAACTTGTCTTGGAAATTCGTTATCTAATTAAGAATTTTTCCAATTTCAAAGTTTGGACTTCCTTATTTATGGAAGGAGGAAATGTTAGCAATTCTTATAAAAAATTTAATCCATTAACAATGAATAAATCTATCGGTTTTGGATTTCGTATTTTCTGGAATCCAATAGGATTTTTGGGAATAGATTTTGGGTATCCTATAGATATTATGGTTCATGATACTAAATCAAAATGGAAAAAACATTTTATTATAGGAAAAGATTTATAA
- the uppS gene encoding polyprenyl diphosphate synthase — protein sequence MKNLLEKIDYNNIPHHVAVIMDGNGRWAEKRGKLRTFGHEKAIQSVIDTINGCKELGIPYITLYVFSSENWSRPKKEIDDLMHLFQTNLKIHLKEIHEKNMKIITIGEIERFSKIIQKELFFFMKKTENNTSGTLILALSYSAREEILRATKNIAKKVRDGVFSLKDINDSFFHNHLYTKGLPDVDFLIRTSGEQRISNFLLWQSAYAELYFTNILWPDFRKKDFFEAIINFQKRKRRFGNVE from the coding sequence ATGAAAAATTTATTAGAAAAAATAGATTATAATAATATTCCTCATCATGTAGCTGTTATTATGGATGGAAATGGACGTTGGGCAGAAAAAAGAGGTAAGTTAAGAACTTTTGGTCATGAAAAAGCAATACAGTCTGTAATAGACACTATAAACGGATGTAAAGAATTAGGAATTCCATATATTACTTTATATGTTTTTTCTTCTGAAAATTGGAGTAGACCAAAAAAGGAAATTGATGATTTAATGCATTTATTTCAAACTAATCTAAAAATACATTTAAAGGAAATTCATGAAAAAAATATGAAAATCATTACAATAGGAGAAATTGAAAGATTTTCAAAAATTATTCAAAAAGAACTATTTTTTTTTATGAAGAAAACAGAAAATAATACATCTGGAACATTAATATTAGCATTAAGTTATAGCGCGAGAGAGGAGATTTTAAGAGCGACAAAAAACATTGCAAAAAAAGTTAGAGATGGAGTTTTTTCTCTAAAAGATATAAATGATTCTTTTTTTCATAATCATTTATATACTAAAGGTTTACCAGATGTAGATTTCTTAATAAGAACTAGTGGAGAACAGCGTATTAGTAATTTTTTATTATGGCAATCTGCTTATGCCGAATTGTATTTTACAAATATTTTGTGGCCAGATTTTCGAAAAAAAGATTTTTTTGAAGCTATCATAAATTTTCAAAAGAGGAAACGTCGTTTTGGAAACGTAGAATAA
- a CDS encoding NAD kinase translates to MKIAVYGQRFWKKNIPYLSRFLGYACNHSIEIYVEKSFFDILSSFEEFKNLDFPVFSHYKELTKDFSLMFTFGGDGTILSAIPFIRDSGIPIVGVNTGNLGFLATFNKDVFIQKIDKIFSRKINIIPRSLLCLKTSVTDHNKFFNFALNEIVILRKETVSMITIDAYIDNEFLTSYWADGLIISTPTGSTGYSLSCGGPIISPYNKNFVLTPISPHNLFSRPLIISDHQKIHLKIHSRVKYYSLSLDTRLTSLNKENELYIQKAPFYIYLLEEGKNTYYKTLREKLLWGIDQRN, encoded by the coding sequence ATGAAAATAGCCGTATATGGACAGAGATTTTGGAAAAAAAATATACCATATTTAAGTCGTTTTCTCGGCTATGCATGCAATCATTCAATAGAAATTTATGTTGAAAAATCATTTTTTGATATTTTGTCCTCTTTTGAGGAATTTAAAAATTTAGATTTTCCTGTATTTTCTCATTATAAGGAATTAACTAAAGATTTTAGTTTAATGTTTACTTTTGGAGGGGATGGAACCATTTTATCTGCTATTCCATTTATTCGAGATTCTGGAATTCCTATAGTTGGAGTAAATACAGGAAATCTTGGTTTTTTAGCTACTTTCAATAAAGATGTTTTTATTCAGAAAATAGATAAGATTTTCAGTAGAAAGATTAATATAATTCCTAGAAGTTTATTGTGTTTGAAAACGTCAGTCACCGATCATAATAAGTTTTTTAACTTTGCATTAAATGAGATTGTTATCCTTCGTAAGGAAACAGTTTCTATGATAACTATAGATGCATATATTGATAATGAATTTTTAACTTCTTATTGGGCAGATGGATTAATTATCTCTACTCCTACTGGATCAACTGGATATTCTTTGAGTTGCGGAGGCCCTATTATTAGCCCTTACAATAAGAATTTTGTTTTAACTCCTATATCTCCACATAATTTATTTTCACGTCCATTAATTATATCAGATCATCAAAAAATTCATTTAAAAATACATAGTCGAGTGAAATATTATTCTTTATCATTGGACACCAGATTAACTTCTCTAAATAAGGAAAATGAATTGTATATTCAAAAAGCTCCTTTCTATATTTATCTTCTTGAAGAAGGGAAGAATACTTATTATAAAACCTTACGAGAAAAACTTTTATGGGGAATTGATCAAAGAAATTGA
- a CDS encoding GHMP family kinase ATP-binding protein, protein MKESFFPAKILLFGEYGILENSSGLSIPHNLYKGTLKLNSKFNFNKEIVRSNYEIRKYYSFLEKNFLTKLNIRKLHQDIEKGLFFHSNIPQKYGIGSSGALVAAIYDKYAKKCVKNIFKSFFKKKDIIVLKKIFSKMESFFHGKSSGIDPLICYLNIPILIRSKTDIFTIKLPKKKNGKGAIFLLDSGIQKDTFSVIRIFFEKLKNDNFKKILTEEFIKYNEKCIKYFLKEDFKKLLKNVKKLSIWVFHHFRPMIPKNIWKIWEEGIFHNAHYLKLCGSGGGGFILGFTSNYDLSRKKLEKYLIKVLFRF, encoded by the coding sequence ATGAAAGAATCTTTCTTTCCCGCAAAAATATTGTTATTTGGAGAATATGGAATTTTAGAAAACTCTAGTGGACTTTCCATCCCTCACAATTTATATAAAGGAACTTTAAAATTAAATTCCAAGTTTAATTTTAATAAGGAGATTGTGCGTTCTAATTATGAAATTAGAAAATATTACAGTTTTTTAGAAAAAAATTTCTTAACAAAATTAAATATAAGAAAACTACACCAAGATATAGAAAAAGGTCTATTTTTTCATTCAAATATCCCACAAAAATATGGAATAGGAAGTTCTGGAGCATTAGTTGCTGCTATTTATGATAAATATGCAAAAAAATGCGTAAAAAATATCTTTAAAAGTTTTTTTAAAAAAAAAGATATAATAGTTTTGAAAAAAATTTTTAGTAAAATGGAATCTTTTTTTCATGGGAAAAGCTCTGGAATAGATCCTTTAATTTGCTATCTCAACATTCCTATTCTCATTCGTTCAAAAACAGATATTTTCACAATAAAACTTCCAAAAAAAAAAAATGGAAAAGGTGCAATCTTTTTATTAGATTCTGGTATTCAAAAAGATACTTTTTCTGTAATAAGAATTTTTTTTGAAAAATTAAAAAATGATAATTTTAAAAAAATTCTAACAGAAGAATTCATCAAATACAATGAAAAATGCATCAAATATTTCTTAAAAGAAGACTTCAAAAAATTATTAAAAAATGTTAAAAAACTTTCTATATGGGTTTTTCATCATTTCCGTCCCATGATCCCAAAAAATATATGGAAAATATGGGAAGAAGGAATATTTCATAATGCACATTATTTAAAATTGTGTGGTTCTGGAGGAGGAGGATTTATTTTGGGATTTACTTCAAATTATGACTTATCAAGAAAAAAATTGGAAAAATATCTTATAAAAGTACTCTTCCGTTTTTAA
- a CDS encoding pseudouridine synthase — MKIRLNHYLSNAGISSRRKSDKLIQSGYVKVNGKPVSRLGTIIDTNDIVTFNGSKIKIKKKIYILLNKPKGYITTTKDPFNRKTVMSLIPNLYKYRIFPVGRLDCSTTGVLLFTNNGHIAEKLTHPKYHIKKIYHVSLNKEIKNEDLYKIRNGKIFLKEGKVKVLFVKRNSRSKHKIKIGLYVGWNKIIKRIFKKLDYRVITLDRVFFGGFSKKNIKIGKWCFLNKKEVENIIIK; from the coding sequence ATGAAAATTAGACTCAATCATTACTTATCTAACGCTGGAATTTCTTCCAGAAGAAAATCTGACAAACTTATTCAATCCGGATATGTAAAAGTTAATGGTAAACCTGTTTCCAGGTTAGGAACAATCATTGATACAAATGATATTGTCACATTTAATGGATCAAAAATAAAAATTAAAAAAAAGATTTATATATTACTCAATAAACCAAAAGGATATATTACTACCACAAAGGATCCATTCAATAGAAAAACAGTAATGAGTTTAATTCCAAATCTGTATAAATACAGAATTTTTCCAGTAGGAAGATTAGATTGTTCAACTACAGGAGTATTGCTTTTCACAAATAATGGACATATAGCCGAAAAATTAACTCATCCAAAATATCACATTAAAAAAATATATCATGTGTCTTTAAATAAAGAAATTAAAAATGAAGATTTATATAAAATTAGAAATGGAAAAATATTTCTAAAGGAAGGAAAAGTAAAAGTTCTTTTTGTAAAAAGAAACAGTCGTTCAAAACATAAAATTAAAATAGGATTATATGTAGGATGGAATAAAATCATTAAACGAATTTTTAAAAAATTAGATTATCGAGTTATTACATTAGATAGAGTTTTTTTTGGAGGATTCTCCAAGAAAAATATTAAAATAGGAAAATGGTGTTTTCTCAACAAAAAAGAAGTGGAAAACATTATAATAAAATGA
- the aroQ gene encoding type II 3-dehydroquinate dehydratase — protein MKQITIINGPNLNLLGKREPELYGNENFLDYLKKLRKKKMFSNIDIVYYQDNSEGKIIDLLHYSGFQTDGIVLNAGAYTHTSIGIADAIKSIPVPVIEIHISNLHSRESFRKKSFLSPVCKGTIFGFGLKSYELGIISFCLQDLFFT, from the coding sequence ATGAAACAAATAACAATTATTAATGGTCCTAATTTAAATCTTTTAGGAAAAAGAGAACCAGAATTATACGGAAATGAAAATTTTTTAGATTACCTGAAAAAATTAAGAAAGAAAAAAATGTTCTCTAACATAGATATTGTTTACTATCAAGATAATAGTGAAGGAAAAATCATTGATCTTTTACATTATTCAGGATTTCAAACGGATGGAATTGTATTAAATGCAGGGGCATATACTCACACTTCTATAGGAATTGCTGATGCAATAAAATCTATACCAGTTCCTGTTATAGAAATTCATATTTCAAATCTTCATTCAAGAGAATCTTTTCGTAAAAAATCGTTTTTATCTCCTGTGTGCAAAGGAACAATCTTTGGTTTTGGTTTAAAATCCTATGAACTAGGAATTATTAGCTTTTGTTTACAGGATTTATTTTTTACGTAA